In Paenibacillus sp. BIC5C1, a genomic segment contains:
- a CDS encoding catalase, with protein sequence MDGNKANNHANGGNWQGGNVQSQWHAKQSPEHHSQTVGERGPILEQDSMLHETLETFVHEKILERPVHVKGFGALGYFETLHSMAAYTNLCFLQQPGQRVPVTVRFSLAVSNKGTPDTSRNVRGFSTKFYTEQGVFDLLCNHIPVFLVRDPIRFPESIHAFLPSPVNNLIDPNRFWGFVARAPEATHFVVRLYSDEGTLKSLRHMPGHSVNTYVWRNAQNERFYVKYRWIPLAGEQYIDAEEAARLAGENPDYSGKDLYDTISQGTPVQYGLYVQLMNPQDEAMLSFDPLDDTKVWDVRHFPLLPVGRLVLDTNPTNYQEQVEKLAFSPSNLLDGAELSDDKMLQGRSNIYWDSQRHRLGSNFRKIPINHQANWSPTDQVTNGEGRYVAGRLVRSDISKADNFTQAGQFYQSLTQVQQDHLVQNIADDLSAASHEIQRIVLGYLFEADATLAERVARQIAALKKG encoded by the coding sequence ATGGACGGTAACAAAGCTAACAATCACGCAAACGGTGGAAACTGGCAGGGTGGCAACGTACAATCACAATGGCATGCTAAGCAGTCGCCGGAACACCATTCGCAGACAGTAGGAGAACGGGGACCGATTTTGGAACAGGACAGCATGCTGCATGAAACACTTGAAACCTTTGTCCACGAAAAAATATTGGAGCGCCCGGTCCACGTAAAGGGATTTGGAGCCTTGGGTTATTTTGAAACCCTTCACTCGATGGCCGCTTATACGAACCTGTGCTTCTTACAGCAGCCGGGACAACGGGTACCCGTTACCGTGCGTTTCTCACTTGCGGTCAGCAACAAGGGGACACCCGATACATCCCGCAACGTGCGTGGATTCTCTACTAAATTTTATACCGAGCAAGGCGTTTTCGACCTGCTCTGTAATCATATCCCTGTATTCCTCGTACGGGACCCGATCCGGTTTCCTGAGTCAATTCATGCTTTTCTGCCATCACCCGTTAACAATCTCATCGATCCGAATCGATTCTGGGGTTTCGTTGCTAGAGCACCAGAGGCAACCCATTTCGTTGTACGACTATATTCGGACGAAGGGACGCTCAAGAGTCTCCGCCATATGCCTGGGCACAGTGTTAACACATATGTTTGGAGAAATGCACAAAACGAACGCTTCTACGTCAAATATCGCTGGATTCCGCTTGCTGGAGAGCAATATATTGATGCGGAAGAAGCGGCTCGTTTGGCCGGCGAGAACCCTGATTATTCGGGTAAAGATCTATATGACACGATCTCCCAAGGTACACCAGTCCAATATGGGCTTTATGTGCAGTTGATGAACCCACAGGATGAGGCAATGCTGTCGTTCGATCCGTTGGATGACACGAAAGTGTGGGATGTACGTCATTTCCCGCTGCTGCCAGTTGGTCGACTCGTCTTGGATACGAACCCTACGAATTATCAGGAGCAGGTCGAGAAGCTGGCATTCTCCCCGTCCAATCTTCTGGATGGTGCTGAGCTGTCCGATGATAAAATGCTGCAAGGCCGTAGTAATATTTATTGGGATTCACAGCGGCATCGGCTTGGATCGAATTTTCGCAAAATTCCGATTAACCATCAAGCAAACTGGTCACCTACGGATCAGGTAACGAACGGGGAAGGGCGCTATGTAGCCGGCCGGCTCGTTCGATCCGATATTTCGAAGGCTGATAATTTCACGCAAGCGGGACAATTCTACCAATCGCTAACACAAGTTCAGCAGGATCATCTTGTTCAGAATATAGCTGATGACTTATCGGCGGCTTCTCATGAGATCCAGAGGATTGTGTTGGGGTATTTATTCGAGGCTGATGCAACATTAGCTGAAAGGGTAGCACGCCAGATCGCCGCACTGAAGAAGGGATGA
- a CDS encoding peroxiredoxin family protein has translation MNKNIIVIVILLGLVGWGIYDTSKKNNERQASLATSEQAMEGIDDSSLIIGINQGNIAPDFELNSLDGKIFKLSDFRGQKVIVNMWATWCPPCRAEMPDMQKFYDKYADENTTVIAINMTTSEKSVDRIPVFLDEFGITFPILLDKQNKIAEIYQVRALPTSYIIDSQGVIQQKVTGPMNYEMMEKLVKEIR, from the coding sequence ATGAATAAAAATATTATTGTCATTGTAATCCTGCTCGGTTTGGTTGGGTGGGGAATTTACGATACAAGTAAGAAAAATAATGAACGTCAAGCAAGCTTGGCAACTAGTGAACAAGCAATGGAGGGAATAGATGACTCTTCACTGATTATAGGTATTAACCAAGGGAACATTGCACCAGACTTTGAGTTAAATAGTCTGGATGGTAAAATCTTTAAGCTTTCTGATTTCAGAGGACAGAAGGTAATCGTCAATATGTGGGCAACCTGGTGTCCGCCGTGTAGAGCAGAAATGCCGGATATGCAAAAATTTTATGATAAGTATGCAGATGAAAATACTACAGTAATTGCCATAAATATGACAACTTCAGAGAAAAGTGTAGATAGAATTCCTGTATTTTTAGATGAATTTGGGATTACATTCCCAATTTTATTGGATAAGCAAAATAAAATAGCAGAAATATACCAGGTTCGTGCTCTTCCTACGAGTTATATTATTGATTCGCAGGGCGTTATTCAGCAAAAAGTTACAGGTCCAATGAATTATGAAATGATGGAAAAACTAGTTAAAGAAATACGCTAA
- a CDS encoding glycine C-acetyltransferase, with translation MSSQALDQFLSSNIEDLKTKGLYNVIDTLQGANGPVIRIDGKSLINLSSNNYLGLATDYRLIDASVKAAQTYGAGAGAVRTINGTMDLHIELEEKLARFKKTEAVIVYQSGFNCNMAAISAVMDQHDAILSDELNHASIIDGCRLSRAKVIRFKHSDMNDLRQKAKDAKESGQYHKIMVITDGVFSMDGDIAKLPEIVKIAEEFDLITYVDDAHGSGVLGAGAGTVKHFGLSDRIDFQIGTLSKAIGVVGGYVAGEKQLIEWLKLRSRPFLFSTSLPPAAIASCSTAVDILMNDKELIEKLWENGNHLKNGLSRLGYDVGQSETPITPCIIGDEVTTQQFSKRLYEEGVYAKAILFPTVPKGTGRIRNMPTAAHTKEMLDQVISVYEKVGKEMKLI, from the coding sequence ATGTCAAGTCAAGCATTGGACCAATTTTTAAGTTCGAACATTGAAGATCTAAAGACTAAAGGTCTATATAACGTCATCGATACGCTGCAGGGTGCAAATGGTCCTGTTATTCGTATCGACGGAAAGTCCCTAATCAATTTGTCTTCCAATAACTATTTGGGACTGGCAACAGATTACCGCCTGATTGATGCTTCAGTTAAGGCGGCGCAGACATACGGGGCAGGCGCAGGAGCTGTGAGAACAATTAATGGTACGATGGATCTTCATATTGAGCTTGAAGAAAAATTGGCCCGTTTCAAAAAAACGGAAGCCGTTATCGTGTATCAATCGGGATTTAACTGTAATATGGCTGCTATATCGGCGGTAATGGACCAGCATGATGCGATTTTATCAGATGAGCTAAACCACGCTTCGATTATTGATGGCTGCCGCCTGTCGAGAGCCAAGGTGATTCGATTTAAGCATTCGGATATGAATGATTTAAGACAGAAGGCGAAAGATGCCAAGGAATCCGGTCAGTACCATAAAATTATGGTCATCACCGACGGGGTTTTCTCCATGGATGGTGACATAGCAAAGCTGCCCGAAATCGTGAAAATAGCAGAAGAATTCGATCTGATTACTTATGTGGATGATGCCCACGGTTCGGGCGTTCTCGGAGCGGGTGCGGGGACCGTGAAGCATTTTGGTTTGTCCGACCGCATTGACTTTCAAATTGGTACTCTTTCCAAGGCGATCGGCGTTGTCGGCGGTTATGTGGCGGGGGAAAAACAACTGATCGAATGGTTGAAGCTGAGAAGCCGTCCGTTTCTGTTCTCGACATCGCTACCTCCGGCTGCAATCGCTTCTTGCAGCACTGCTGTCGACATTTTGATGAATGACAAAGAGCTGATCGAGAAGCTGTGGGAGAACGGAAATCATTTGAAAAATGGCTTGAGCCGGCTTGGATATGATGTAGGCCAAAGCGAAACGCCGATCACACCTTGTATCATTGGTGATGAAGTGACCACCCAACAGTTCAGCAAACGGCTCTATGAAGAAGGCGTTTACGCCAAGGCAATCCTGTTTCCGACGGTTCCGAAAGGAACTGGAAGAATACGCAACATGCCGACAGCTGCCCATACCAAGGAGATGCTCGACCAGGTAATCTCCGTTTATGAGAAAGTTGGCAAGGAAATGAAGCTGATTTAG
- a CDS encoding response regulator transcription factor, with product MRVEGTGILVVEDDVKIRKLIILYLEKEGYEVYEAGDGKEALDAFKKYDPCLVILDLMLPKISGEEVCKSIRADLKEEIPIIMLTAKVEEHSRIKGLKSGADDYVTKPFSPGELVARVESILRRTGQRCSKLTYRGVTIKQLRGEVHYNGENIQLTQHEFRLLYFLMVHPNQILTREQIIDELYPNNEKAVTERSIDVHIGRLREKLRWDGDNELIETIRGMGYRFVAFQK from the coding sequence ATGAGAGTAGAGGGAACCGGAATTTTAGTAGTAGAAGATGATGTGAAAATTCGAAAGTTGATTATCTTGTACCTGGAAAAGGAAGGGTATGAAGTATATGAGGCTGGGGATGGGAAGGAAGCTCTAGATGCATTTAAAAAATATGACCCTTGTCTTGTTATTTTGGATTTAATGCTTCCGAAAATAAGTGGTGAAGAAGTCTGTAAGAGTATTCGAGCTGATTTGAAAGAAGAAATTCCTATTATTATGTTAACAGCCAAAGTAGAGGAACATAGCCGGATTAAAGGATTAAAATCGGGAGCCGATGATTATGTAACGAAACCGTTTAGTCCGGGTGAACTGGTTGCAAGGGTAGAATCCATTTTGCGGAGGACGGGCCAGCGGTGTAGCAAACTAACGTACCGCGGAGTAACCATTAAACAGTTACGGGGTGAAGTACATTATAACGGGGAAAACATTCAACTCACACAGCATGAGTTCCGTCTTTTGTATTTTCTAATGGTGCATCCCAATCAAATTCTAACTAGGGAACAGATCATTGATGAACTGTATCCCAATAATGAAAAGGCAGTAACTGAAAGGTCGATCGATGTTCATATAGGAAGATTGAGAGAAAAACTGAGGTGGGACGGGGACAACGAACTAATCGAAACTATTCGGGGAATGGGGTATCGCTTTGTTGCTTTTCAAAAATAA
- a CDS encoding sensor histidine kinase — MLLFKNNPLRINIMWKFTLINVAVIGIAIWLAGVSVKDYACLLFASSPSVTPEESAIFTQTMQTFLMKASLTAVLIAAFIHYFLVKKLILPLKELGHATRQMAQGEMPKPLSIRVHDEIGLLTADFNHLSMKLKLVEDLRRKMLSDISHELRTPLTNINGYLEALSTGVIPGNKELFESIHEESIRITRLVEQLHQLNVWQGKRISNENKMNVLSIEKLIESCMDHFSLEFKNRGVIIDIKTEVAKVVGDEDGLKQVLHNLLTNVLQYDEGGWVEITGKQKESNYQIIVKNLGQPIPEEHESLIFERFYRIDSSRSRDSGGSGLGLSLVKEIIEQQGGKVGLRSKGNEHSFWFAVPLKK, encoded by the coding sequence TTGTTGCTTTTCAAAAATAATCCATTACGAATCAATATCATGTGGAAATTCACACTGATCAATGTTGCGGTGATTGGTATTGCCATTTGGCTCGCAGGAGTTTCGGTCAAAGACTATGCTTGTCTTTTGTTTGCCAGTTCCCCGTCTGTGACTCCAGAAGAAAGCGCCATTTTCACTCAAACGATGCAGACTTTTTTAATGAAAGCAAGTCTGACGGCTGTTTTGATTGCAGCATTTATCCACTACTTTTTGGTAAAAAAGTTAATTCTTCCTCTCAAGGAATTGGGTCATGCAACACGACAAATGGCTCAAGGGGAAATGCCAAAACCTTTATCGATTCGTGTTCACGATGAAATTGGTCTGTTAACGGCTGATTTTAATCATTTAAGCATGAAATTGAAACTGGTAGAGGATTTAAGAAGAAAAATGCTGTCTGATATCTCCCATGAACTGCGGACACCATTAACGAATATAAACGGATATTTGGAAGCTTTAAGCACAGGGGTTATTCCGGGAAATAAAGAGCTATTCGAATCCATTCACGAAGAATCGATACGTATTACCCGTTTAGTTGAGCAGTTACACCAATTGAATGTGTGGCAAGGAAAGAGGATTTCCAATGAGAATAAGATGAATGTACTCTCTATAGAAAAGCTGATTGAATCCTGTATGGATCACTTTTCATTAGAGTTCAAGAATAGAGGAGTCATTATTGATATTAAGACTGAAGTAGCGAAAGTAGTAGGAGATGAAGATGGGCTAAAACAGGTGCTTCACAATCTTCTGACCAATGTACTGCAATATGACGAGGGTGGATGGGTTGAGATTACAGGGAAGCAGAAGGAGTCGAACTACCAAATAATCGTCAAGAATTTAGGTCAGCCGATTCCTGAAGAACATGAATCTCTAATATTCGAAAGATTCTATCGGATAGATTCATCCCGGAGTAGGGATTCAGGAGGATCAGGATTAGGGTTATCTTTAGTGAAGGAAATTATTGAGCAGCAGGGTGGAAAAGTAGGATTGCGGTCAAAAGGGAATGAGCACTCCTTTTGGTTTGCTGTACCATTAAAAAAATAA